atttatgtgctgtggcgagaaaaatatttcttgtatttttgagagtaaactgtgtggtaattttgtatgtcacacacatgtttaaaatgtttttttaaattttgttggaagccacagacatgttgtttgaaaaaaaaaaaaaatgttttgatgttgttaaaaatttactttacgaattgtttgtttttattttgttgcttcgagaacgaagcaattgtcagttggccgtataagataaatggttagagttgctatttatttcttgaaattgctactaaactctttagattttgcttaagaattaattctaaaccattgacattttatttgtaaacagaggcacgtcaaaatgatagacaaaatactacagacgtaacagataatatatagcagctaatccaaaggtcttacatggtgaaattgattttattatattttagaagtaaagtaattgtagatttaaatagagtataatgtggaattttgaagtgtataaatttaaaactaaagtttaatctctattgtcgactctattgaatttgagttttatatggtatcattatacttatggaaagggtagccaaagggctataaatggctctgctttgacggtagacatcattaattttcctatttttaataagaagctgtgacatacctacaggtacgaatattgttgattttatatttctattgttatactatgtatgttgtttaatgtgtaatttgttattcaactggtattcctttgtaatagtttatgcttatacccgatgtgggttggatatgttatggtaataccatagttgtatctatttttcaataattgtggatagacaccgccgagttttttcttgccagttctttctctcggtagatatgctttttcgaactggcggtagatttttcttaaaggaaataataaattatttaatgataaagcaataagtaatggtaaagataaactttgatatggagggatttttccctgaataaaacagtttatttccttatacaatcttttattttgttttctaccttcaaccacgccctagcttattgataacgaactaaggtttagactctcagtaggttgattcctgactctattgtctctatacttctgaggctaatctagcatacGCGTCCAGTGTATGGGCACCGGCCACACGGAAGTTGATGACACAAAAGCGGCTAAACACGGTTCAGCGGGGCTTTGCCCAGAAAATCTGTAAATCGTACCGAACCGTGTCACTGAACGCAGCACTTCTGCTGGCCGGTCTCATACCACTTGATTTACGGATACAAGAGGCGGCTCAGCTTTACGAGGCCAAAAGGGGCCGACCACAGCCCATACTGAACGGCAGGGAGGTCGAAGAGAGAGTATGTTTCCTGAACGCCCCGCATCCCTCAGAGGAGGCTGTTGTGGGGTTCCATTGCTTAGAGGACATGGAGGAGGCCACCATCGCAGACTATGACATGACCGGTCTGAGGATATTCACAGATGGCAGTAAAATGGACGCCGGAGTGGGTGCAGCTCTCTCGTGCTGGAAGGATGGAGAGGAAACTCTGAGTAGGAAGTTTCGTCTCGAGCCTTACTGCACAGTGTTCCAGGCAGAGCTGTACGCAATCCTTAAAGCAACAGAACTGGCTTTAAAAGTCAAGGACtgctctgtgaatatcctcagTGACTCCAGGTCTTCCTTAGAAATACTGAGCTCTGGAACCTTCCACCCCTTGGCTTTTGACATTAGGAGAAATTTAGCTCTTCTGAGGGCAAAAAATAAGAGGGTTGGCCTCTTCTGGGTGCGAGCTCATGTAGGAGTGGTCGGAAACGAAAGGGCTGACTTCTTGGCCAGGGAGGCTGTCACAAAGCTCAAGACCAGGCCGGCTTATGACAGTTGTCCAATTTCATATATAAAGAGATCCATAAGGGAGGACACTGTCATGAAATGGTCTGAGCGTTACAGGGAGGGTGTGACAGCGTCCGTGACCAAGACATTCCTGCCGTCAGTTGAAAAGGCACAtaaaattttgaagaaaattaaGCTCACACCCCTTTTGGTCCAAATATTCAGCGGACATGGCGGGTTTTCGGAGTACCTACACAGGTTTAAGTGTAAAGACGGTCCTGGCTGTGTCTGTGATGAAACGGTCGATGAATCAATATTGCACTTACTCATCGACTGTCCACAGCACAGCCGAATCCGAGAGGACTTCCACCAACAAATTAGGGTGGAACTGTGTAGGGACTCCGTCCCCGCCATTCTGGAGTGCGACGCAAGTCGGAGCTTATTCCTGCtattttgctctaaaatagCAGGAATAGCTATTAAGAGGAATAGAACAGGGTGACAAGGACACAATGTTGTCCAGTATTATAGAATACGACGATTAACATGGGTCCAAATTAAACTGTTCTGTTCCTTTCAAACAGTCGCGAAATTCGCACAAAATTTGACAAaactaaatattgaaaaagGTCTCTGACATTATGTCAGGGGAGAAGCCGCCgctaaatagaaaaaaaaaaaaaaaaaaaaaaaaaaaaaaaaaaaacctaacctaacctaacctaacctaacctaacctaacctaacctaacctaacctaacctaacctaacctaacctaacctaacctaacctaacctaacctaacctaacctaacctaacctaacctaacctaacctaacctaacctaacctaacctaacctaacctaacctaacctaacctaacctaacctaacctaacctaacctaacctaacctaacctaacctaacctaacctaacctaacctaacctaacctaacctaacctaacctaacctaacctaacctaacctaacctaacctaacctaacctaacctaacctaacctaacctaacctaacctaacctaacctaacctaacctaacctaacctaacctaacctaacctaacctaacctaacctaacctaacctaacctaacctaacctaacctaacctaacctaacctaacctaacctaacctaacctaacctaacctaacctaacctaacctaacctaacctaacctaacctaacctaacctaacctaacctaacctaacctaacctaacctaacctaacctaacctaacctaacctaacctaacctaacctaacctaacctaacctaacctaacctaacctaacctaacctaacctaacctaacctaacctaacctaacctaacctaacctaacctaacctaacctaacctaacctaacctaacctaacctaacctatgTTGTTTAGTATTGTTTAGTATTGTTGAATACGCAAATTAACATGGACGAAAATCAAATGGCTCTGTTCCTTTCGATATGGAAAAAACTCGAtgtcatataaaatgtatatatataataagacAGAAATTGTAAACAAGATTGtattaaagattaaaataaaataatagaataaaaataataaaaacccctTTAAAAAATAGTCTAGCATAGGAGGGGAACCCACCCGTCGTATGAAAGAGGATGTATGAAAGAAAGAACTGGTATGAAGAATGAAAGTGCGAGAAGTAAAAAAGCGAGAACTGGCATGGAAGATTCAAAATTTAGCAAACAAAGTCTCTAATTACGTTAGAGGAACCTAgccttaaatataaaaaaaaaaaaaaaaaaaaaaaaaaaaaaaaaaaaaaaaaaaaaaaaaaaaaaaaaaaaaaaaaaaaaaacataacctaacataacctaacataacctaacataacctaacattgTATAATGTTAAAAACTGTAACcttgaatttataaaataaaagactaaaaataataaaaaaccccTCAAAAATTAGCTTAGCATAGACAGGGAACCCACCCATCGTATTAAAGAGGATGGATAAAAGAAAGAAATGGTATGAAGAACGAAAGTGCGAGAAGCACAAATGCGAGAACTAGCATGAAAGAATCAAAAATTTAGAGTACACAAAGTCTCTAATTACGTTAGAGGAACCTAGccttatacaaaaaataaaaaaataaaaaaaaaaaaaaaaaaaaaacataacctaacataacctaacataacctaacataacctaacataacctaacataacctaacggtTAGCAATGTGTCAGTAAGTTTACAAAGTTACTAATGCTGTTTTCTGCAGTATCATTACTTCGCAGTAACGTCTTTTCCAGCTACACGATGTGTTGGTCGCTTTTATCTCATAAAGTATTTACTTTATGACTGTTCTGATTTCAGTATTTACTACGTTGTTCTACGCTCTAATAACTTgtattttttcagatttttcagtATGATAGGCAAGAAGATAAAATACTTGAAGTAATTTACGTGTTTCTATTATTTACTTCAtgctgaattttttttattttcgatATACTTCCTCTAAAACTCTCACCGCTTATCAGAGGGCAGTATGTACTGCCCTCTGATAAGCTCGTCTGCACTGCCCTCTGATAAACTTGTCTGCACTGCTTTCTGATAAGCTCGTCTGCACTGCCCTCTTAGTTACATTGTCATTACAATTTTCTATGAGTTAGTATgagaaaaataaaagtaaatattatacaaaaataaagtattttaatttaattttacaaacaATACGTAAACCTTTACTATTATTTAAGTAACAATTAGGTAGCCATTAGCGGATACAAGAGGCGACTCAGATTTACGAGACCAAAAGGGGCCGACCACAGCCCATACTGAACGGCAGGGAGGTCGAAGAGAGAGTATGTTTCCTGAACGCCTCGCATCCTGCAGAGGAGGCTGTAGTGGGGTTCCGGTGCTTAGAGGACATGGAGGAGGCCACCATCGCAGACCATGACATGACCGGTCTGAGGATATTCACAGATGGCAGTAAAATGGACGCCGGAGTGGGTGCAGCTCTCTCGTGCTGGAGGGATGGAGAGGAAACTCTGAATAGGAAGTTTCGTCTCGAGCCTTACTGCACAGTGTTCCAGGCAGAGCTGTACGCAATCCTTAAAGCAACAGAACTGGCTTTAAAAGACAAGGACtgctctgtgaatatcctcagTGACTCCAGGTCTTCTTTAGAAATACTGAGCACTGGAACCTTCCACCCCTTGGCTTTTGACATTAGGAGAAATTTAGCTCTTCTGAGGGCAAAAAATAAGAGGGTCAGCCTCTTCTGGGTGCGAGCTCATGTAGGAGTGGTCGGAAATGAAAAGGCTGACTTCTTGGCCAGGGAGGCTGTAACAAAGCTCAAGACCAGGCCGGCTTATGACAGTTGTCCAATTTCATATAATATAAAGAGATCTATAAGGGAGGACACTGTCATGAAATGGTCTGAGCGTTACAGGGGGGTGTGACAGCGTCCGTGACCAAGACCTTCCTACCATCAGTTGAAAAGGCACAtaaaattttgaagaaaattaaGCTCACACCCCTTTTGGTCCAAATATTCAGCGGACATGGCGGGTTTTCGGAGTACCTACACAGGTTTAAGTGTAAAAGACGATCCTGGCTGTGTCTGTGACGAAACGGTCGATGAGTCAATATTGCATTTGCTCATCGACTGTGCACAGCACAGCCGAATCCGAGAGGACCTCCACCAACAAATCAGGGTGGAACTGTGTAGGGACTCCGTCCCCGCCATTCTAGAGTGCAACGCAAGTCGAAGCTTATTCCTGCtattttgctctaaaatagCAGGAATAGCTATAAAGAGGAACAGAACAGGGTGACAAGGACACAATGTTGTCCAGTATTATAGAATACCACGATTAACATGGGTCCAAATTAAACTGTTCTGTTCCCTTCAAACAGTAGCGAAATTCGCACAAAGTTTgacaaaactttaaaaatttaaaaaggtcTCTGACATTATGTCAGGGGAGAAGCCGCCTAAATAGAATCTGAAAAgttctatttaatttaaaaaaaaaaaccttacctaacctaacctgtCAACGAAAGGAACAGCCAAATAAAAAGTAAGGCCCAATGTTGTTTCGTATTATTGAATATATAAATTAACATGGACGACAATAATATGGCTCTGTTCCTTCCGGTATGAAAAACTTGACGCCATACAAAGtgtagtaaaaatattatatataataagaCAAAAATTGTTAATAAGATAGTACCAAAGAAAAATGCctaaaatgttataaaatatagttgtataatgttaataaaactgtaacctggaatttataaaataaaagaataaaataaaaacccctCAAAAATTAGCCAAGCATAGGAAGGTTACCCACCCATCGTACGAAAGAGGATgtatgaaagaaagaaatggTATGAAGAACGAAAGTGCGAGAAGCAAAAATGCGAGAACTAGTATGGAAGAGTAAAAATTTAGAGCACACAAAGTCTCTAATTATGTTAGAGGAACCTAGCCTTacacaataaaaatatgtaggtttttaaagttattttataatttttgacaATAAAGACccctaaaaaacaaaaagcGTACAACGGCACAATATAAAAAATGAACTAGAGGGTAAAATAAGCCTTATCCCAAATTTTTGTACAAATCGGTGCTGGACGAAAAAATTCCGAGGTTTTACCATTTTCATAGCTTCCATTGCCTGGACTATATTCTAAAAGACCTAAAACGCCGGGCTTACGTATTTTTCCGAGTTTcggcgatttgtttatcttgtATGCAAACtgaggaaaactaaagtataccTAGTAGAGTTCAAGTAAAACAATAAAGTATTGTGACATAAAGTTTTATTTCATCTTATATACATACAATAAAACATTTGAATGTGTAACAACTTGAATCATTCCAATTATTATCTAAATCATCAAACAAACCGATCAACACGTTCGACACGACGATAGACTATAAcgaattataatttaaatacaatcGTTTGTAATACAAACATCATTGGACTAGATTGTGGTCGCTTGACGCGCGACGAGACCGGAGCGTGGCAGTGCTACGTGTTGGTCTCTTGTTGCCTAACGTTAGTGCGAGTGATACAACTTCACGTAAATGTAATATAATTCATTAAACGCTCGGTTTACACCGAAACCAAAACAACGAGTACAAGGAATTCAGGAACTATAACTAGATATGACTACAGATACGCTACACGAGAGGAACAGGGAAAAGGCTCGTAGTCAACACGCCCTAAGAAATTGAAAAGTCATTTTGAGCTTCAATATGGAAAATTTGTTAAGACGACTCCACGTATCAAATATTAAGAAGAAAATCACTATACGCTCtgcacacaacacacacacacacacacgcaaaaTGAAGTTATCGACTGatactgatatttaatttaaaggcCTATATTCTCACGATTCATAATTGAATTTTATTCCAAAACTCGTCGAAGCTTGTACAACGTATGTACAGGAAAACGCGATGGACGCTCGTGCGACGAGGTGGGGGGTGTGGAGGTGTCGAGGTTCCGTCGGCCGCAGCTCGCAGGTGAGGTCGATGTCGAGTTTAGAAGCTGGTTCGGCCGAAGATGAAGTTTCCTGGCGCGTTGGCGTCCTCGGTGGCGAAGAACTCCTTCCACAGCTCTTGGAACTCCTCCCAGGAGACGCTCGCCTTGCCCTGCGCAACGAGAACGAAGTATGAGAACATTGTACAATAGCATGGTTCTTCACAAAACAAATCTGTAACCTAGCATGGTCTCAGTATAGGTCTACTTCATATTCTGAATCGATTATAATATAGGCAATATTAACCCCTGAAATGTGTATAATTGTGCATTACAATTCATCTCCTGGGATGTACTAGTGAACGTGCACAAGTCAAATAGGTCACTTTTgaatccgatcaaatggaaggagttgatACTGGGGTGCTCCGGTCCAAAGGTGAGAGCAACACCCCGCGGACTTGTGCTTTGTAAACAAGGATGTCTATCGCTTGACGACAATGACCATTACCTTGGCCATATTGCCGAAGGCCGCCTTGCACTCGGTGGGGTCGATGCCGTAGGCGGAGCAGACGGTGGTGAACTCGTCGCAGTCGATGGTGCCGCCGGCGCTGGATGTTTATCGCTTGACGACAATGAGCATTACCCTGGCCATCTTGCCGAAGGCCGCCTTGCACTCGGTGGGGTCGATGCCGTAGGCGGAGCAGACGGTGGTGAACTCGTCGCAGTCGATGGTGCCGCCGGCGCTGGATGTTTATCGCTTGACGACAATGAGCATTACCCTGGCCATCTTGCCGAAGGCCGCCTTGCACTCGGTGGGGTCGATGCCGTAGGCGGAGCAGACGGTGGTGAACTCGTCGCAGTCGATGGTGCCGCCGGCGCTGGATGTTTATCGCTTGACGACAATGAGCATTACCCTGGCCATCTTGCCGAAGGCCGCCTTGCACTCGGTGGGGTCGATGCCGTAGGCGGAGCAGACGGTGGTGAACTCGTCGCAGTCGATGGTGCCGCCGGCGCTGGATGTTTATCGCTTGACGACAATGAGCATTACCCTGGCCATCTTGCCGAAGGCCGCCTTGCACTCGGTGGGGTCGATGCCGTAGGCGGAGCAGACGGTGGTGAACTCGTCGCAGTCGATGGTGCCGTCGGCGCTGGCGTCCTCCAGCTGGAACATGAACTGGCAGTACAGCTGCTGCCACTGCAGCGCCGCCGACGGGTTCTGCGCGTAGTCGTTCCACATCGACAC
The DNA window shown above is from Maniola hyperantus chromosome 10, iAphHyp1.2, whole genome shotgun sequence and carries:
- the LOC138402910 gene encoding uncharacterized protein yields the protein MTQKRLNTVQRGFAQKICKSYRTVSLNAALLLAGLIPLDLRIQEAAQLYEAKRGRPQPILNGREVEERVCFLNAPHPSEEAVVGFHCLEDMEEATIADYDMTGLRIFTDGSKMDAGVGAALSCWKDGEETLSRKFRLEPYCTVFQAELYAILKATELALKVKDCSVNILSDSRSSLEILSSGTFHPLAFDIRRNLALLRAKNKRVGLFWVRAHVGVVGNERADFLAREAVTKLKTRPAYDSCPISYIKRSIREDTVMKWSERYREGVTASVTKTFLPSVEKAHKILKKIKLTPLLVQIFSGHGGFSEYLHRFKCKDGPGCVCDETVDESILHLLIDCPQHSRIREDFHQQIRVELCRDSVPAILECDASRSLFLLFCSKIAGIAIKRNRTG
- the LOC138402911 gene encoding ribonuclease H-like, whose translation is MEEATIADHDMTGLRIFTDGSKMDAGVGAALSCWRDGEETLNRKFRLEPYCTVFQAELYAILKATELALKDKDCSVNILSDSRSSLEILSTGTFHPLAFDIRRNLALLRAKNKRVSLFWVRAHVGVVGNEKADFLAREAVTKLKTRPAYDSCPISYNIKRSIREDTVMKWSERYRGV
- the Scp2 gene encoding calexcitin-1 isoform X3, with product MSVSAFRRKKLLYVFNVFFDVNQSGTIERKDFELAIEKICSLRGWKPGDAKNTETHEIMIKIWDGLRKRADSNRDGQVSVEEWVSMWNDYAQNPSAALQWQQLYCQFMFQLEDASADGTIDCDEFTTVCSAYGIDPTECKAAFGKMARGKASVSWEEFQELWKEFFATEDANAPGNFIFGRTSF